CTCTCTTGTACGGGGTCGTAATTGATGACCCGGTCTTCCAATGTGATCACTGACTTGGCCGCCGCGGAGGCATATGCATCAGCGAAAGTGGGATTATAAAAACCGGAGAGAGGAGAGCCAGAGGAAAGCACAGATTGGAGAAACATAAAAGATGAAAGCGGCGGTGTTGTGTTTCCTTCCGATGGCCTTGGCCTTGGCCACTTTTGCCGAGAAGGACAACTGCAACCGAAGGTGCGGCAACCTGAACGTGCCTTTCCCATTCGGGCTCGACGAAAGTTGCGCGTGGAACTCCGAACTCGCCCTCAAATGCAACCACACAACCAGGGAACTGATCCTCGGCAAAAACATTCCGGTGCACAACATATCCGTGGAGGACGGGACGATGACCATTGGCAATTTCATAGCATACAACTGTCGTAACAAGAGTGGCGGTCTCCTCAATGGCTCTCGCCTTAAACGACAGATCAGATTGGGCAAAGACGGGCAATATACAGTCTCGGACACCCGGAACAAGCTCACTGTCTTCGGTTGTGACACGTCAGCTCGTATCTCCGACGCTGACGAGACTTTCGGGAGTGGATGCTTCTCCTATTGCCGCGAGGAGGTCAACTTCACAGCCGAGAGTGCTTGCTCCGGCCTCGGGTGCTGTCAGACGTCGATCCCCAAGAGCCTGAGGAGCCTCTGGATAGAAATGAGCAGCTCAACGAATTACACCACAGTTCGGAACTTCAGCTCTTGTGGATCAGCATTCGTGGTGGACCAGGAGACGTTTAATGTCTCCGATTACAAGCTCCCTGTCCCGGCTGATATGCGAGAACACGTTGACTCAAAGGTTGTCCTGGATTGGGTAGTTGAACGGAATTTGACCTGTAAGGTAGCGCAATCGAACCGATCGAGCTATCCCTGCGGCGCCAACAGTAACTGCTCTTACTTCGAGAACGGGCTGGGTTATCGCTGCTTCTGTAAGCCTGGGTACACGGGGAATCCCTATGCCCCCCCGCTGTCCCCAACGTCTGCAGGATGTGAAGGTATTCTTCTGTTCTCTTTGCAAGCCAAAATTTTTTCGTTTGGATTGGGCTATAATTTCCGTGATCCAGCCTCCTCAAGCCAGTTCTTCATTGAGTTGAGTTAGATGCTTCAATACAACCAAGACTTTAATTTAAGAATCAAAATAACGCATGAACGTACACTTACAGTTTCACCTTTGATTTTGTTTGACATAGACATCGACGAGTGCGAGGATCCAGGAAGATATCCATGTCATGGGAATTGCAAGAACACAGCCGGGAACTACACATGCGACTGCCCGTTTGGCATGGATGGTGATGGCAAAGTCAGTTGCCAAATTTCTCGTCTTGCCATAATCGCTGCAGGTAACTCTAGTTCCCTTGTGATGGTCACTCAACAATCTAAGCTGCTCTTGCTCTAGACTACGAGCCCCCTTGCTGTTGATCCGGCTCATGTTTTTATGTTCTCAAATTGTTCTCACTCTAGGGGCAATTTTCCTAGAACTAGACTCTTCAATGATAACTTATCATTTTTGGAGTAGCATCATGATCTTTCCTTTCATATTGACACGCCCCGATCACCAATTTCGACTAGTTACAAATCCCCTAATGCAGACCCAACGCACCATTCAATAATAACCCACGTGCAACCCTTGGCAAATATAATAACTCAAATAATTTCACAAGAACATCACGAATCATGACACAGATGTAGACAAAGTGGCGGCATCAAAATAAACTTCCATTACTCAAAATGCTTTCAGCAAAACTAGCAATTTAGAGTCTATAAACTCGTGTGCTTATGAGTATAAGCCCATTCACTTAGCTTCAAGAAACAACCACTCTAGTATCACGGGTCAATGCTTGTGATTGAGACCACGTGGCAACTTAGGCTTCCTTTAATTCGTTGGATCACTTAAACTAAGCCTTTTTCCCAAGGAGCGAATGCTTTTTCACTAACTCACATATGtagtagagagagaagctctaaGAGAAAATGCACTTCTATTGATCAAATGGGGAGAACACTCCTATTTATACATGaggattttcaattattatcGTCTCAACTGCTATCTATCATATTAAATACAAGACTATCACATATCCCATTAAGTGCATGAAATATTTTGGGTATCCATTCCCCGTACTATCCTTGAGAGTATTCTAGATTTCTTATGACAATCCTAGAGCCCAAGACACTTCAAGTCTTGCCGATCGTATGGACCATCTCTCTTTGGCTGCTCGGGTCTTGAAATCTCCATGACAATAGTATCTCAAAGTTCTTCCTCTAAAAGTGCCGCTTCTCCTCTGGGGAGTTTCTTAGGATCTTTGGGGAATGAGTACTCAATCACTTGATGAttatcacataaaaaaatttgaaattttttgtattgcGATAATTTGAATAGAAACTACGAAAATTTGTATGGTGTTAGGATCTGTTATGACCTGAGATTCCGTTTCCCTTCCCctccttttttgctttttcttttccttttctttctcagtTTTCACCGAGAGAGACACACGGCCACAccctgttttcctttctttcgtCGTATCTCCACTGCACCCACCacacttattttttcttttaatacaCCCCGACCCCTTTTGGACCTTTTAAACCTCTGATGCAAGGTCGTCGGCCCCGACGTGACCTCTGTACacacagagacagagagaccgCCGTGGGGGCCCTGGGAGCCCCGCGGGGAGGGGTGTGTTGCTTGTGCGGCTTTGAGCACTGCTTATGGTGTCTTCGACGGGCATTTAATGGGAAATGGCTCTTACCGCACGTGCAtgtgatttttcggaaaatgtGAGTGTGTTTCGGTAAAGTTGGGGCATTTTTTATGGTGTGGCTTAATCCGGTTACACCATTTAGTGGCTGATGTGTCAAGTATTTAAGTGGATAAATGtaagaacaaattttagttctaaaatttaccAGGTCCAAATTCATTACTTGTCAAATTAAATCAATCATTCGGGAGAGAAATTAATATAtccattttgtcaattttgcgTGGCAGTCATTTTTGCGGTAACGCTGTGCATAGTTGTTAGTGGCCTAGTCTTGCTCATATGCAAGAGGAGGGCCAAGGAGAAACACTTCAGGCAAAATGGAGGAGAGATCTTGAAGCACCAGAGAGTGAAAATCTTCACTGAGGCAGAGTTAGCTAAAGCCACCAATAACTACGATGCTAGCAATAAACTCGGTGAGGGTGGTTTTGCTTCAGTTTACAAAGGAAGAATCGACGGTGACATATTAGTCGCAGTCAAGAAGCCTAGAGATGTCCCTATCAAGAAGCCAAAGAACATGAACAAGGATGGCTCTCTAAGCACTCATGATGAATTCCTACATGAAATCGGCATCATTTCACAGGTGAATCACAGGAACTTGGTCAAGCTCATGGGCATATGTTTGGAGACAAAAGTGCCATTGTTGGTCTATGAATTCATCCCTAATGGGACTCTCTATTACCACATTCATGATAAGAGATCAACAGTCTTGCAATCATGGAAGAATCGCCTCAAGATTGCCTTGGAAGCTGCCTTGGCCCTCGAGTACTTGCATTCCTTGGCTGATCCGCCAGTCATTCATAGTGATGTCAAGTCTCTAAATATACTTTTGGATGAGAAATACTTTGCTAAAGTATCTGATTTCGGAGCATCGGTTTTGATATCACCTGGAAAGATCCATATAGTCGAAAGAATACAAGGCACAATAGGTTATCTCGACCCTGAGTATCTCACCACTGGGGAATTAACCACGAAgagtgatgtttatagtttcggGGTTGTCCTTGTAGAACTCCTTACTGGAGAGACGCCGATTCGGCATGGAAAATCTGGAGAAAAAATCAACGTCATCCAATCTTTCATCTCTGCTGTGGAGGACCAAACACTCCtccatatgataaattttgagGCATCCAATGAAGGTGAAGTGCGGGAGATCGAGGCAGTCGGTTCGCTCGCTAGAAGGTGCTTGAACTATAATGGCATGAGTAGGCCAGCAATGTGGGAAGTGGCTGAGCAACTGGCTGGGATTAACAAGAGCTTGTGGGCCGATCAATGGAACAACGAGGAGGCTCAAAGTTTACTCAATGGGAcgagatgtgattctctttCGACTTCAATTAGTGCAATGAACAAACCGGAGTCGACCGATCTTCTAGTATTTGACATCGAGGCGGACACAACTAGTTCTAGCGTCTAATTCATGGTTTCTAGCGTGGGGCTATGTACAAGAAACAAAACCAATGGTCGTATGTTCGTCCTTGATATTTCGATTGAGGTCCTGAATAAGTAGCTATTTTGAATTCTTTATAAGGGATGactctattttaaataaaatacgGCGGATTATGCCTGATTGTACTCACTTCTATTCTAGCTATAGATTGTAGAGCTATGAGGAATAGCCATTTTATTTAATGGATGAATAACTATAGAAGATTGCTAGAATATCTATTCAAACAATTTAACAGGAAATTACTCTTTTGAATTTCAGCTTCACATATTATTCGCAAACCTCATGTGGGactaataattttcatttcacatCTCATGGAAAACTCTTTTTGCTCCGATTAGCCCTATCCCCTTATGGGGGTATTTTGGTGACCGGTTCTATAGGATTTGGACAATCCTATTTGTTCAAATACCTAGCAACAAACTCCTATGTTCCTtattattacctttaccaaaaaaaaaaaactcctatGTTCCTTTCATTACAGTATTTGTGAACAAGTTCTTGGATAACAAGCctaaagatttttatttattgatgatatcgATATTGAGGATAGtgactgttgacacctaaattttggcaatctgtttagtcatttattgcataaaaaattagggattaattttatcccctgaaaaaaaatattaattgcatagcatatagatttaggtgcatttgttttaatttgcatttttttacaCTTATTTATTGGACCAATGTCGGATGGGTTGAATTAGTggttttaggttttaaattAGCAGGCCGGGCTTGGCCCACGAAAATAGTAcaaattggcccgagcccgtTTTTTGAAATTGCGATTTGAAAAgaggatttttgaaatttaagaaaattgggtttttgatcttatctttaaaaatcagtagaaaatatttaggagataagaaaaataagagcaTTTTGTGATTCGGAGGTTATAGGAAAATCTTCGTGTATATTGAAAAGTGGATGAAATATTTCACGAAGATTTTCATCTTATTTGCCTATAAAAGGGAGCCGTATACGATGAGAGAAAAGGGGGCTTCTTTtcgtaaaaaaaattgaaaagcgaaaagagagaaaacagagaataGGGTTTCGGTTTgtgggagaggaaaagagaaaaataagcaGAAAGTAGAGGGGAAAGCTGCAGCAAGTGACGTGAGAAGACgggagaagagggaaaaaaaaaaacaattgacaagacccctactgttcatcttctccaaaggGTTCTTTTGCTGCGTATCCGCCTCAGCCAGCCCAGCGCCTGATTCCCCTGCTGCCGAGCCACCGCTGTGCCGGCACCGCATCTCCAGTGATGACCTGACGCCGAGCCACTCCCTGCGGTCGCAACCAGTCCCGACGCAGAAGCCGGTCGCCGATCCGTCGCGTGCCTCCACCTCGATCAGCGCCCCTGCCCCGACGGACCCGAAGCCTCGACGCTCCACTCTCCGCGAGCAAGTCCTAGCCGTGCTACAGCCGAGCCGCCTTCCCCGCGCCGACGTAGCCGCCGGTCTCCGTCCACGAGCCCCGACGCTCGCGCATCCGCCTCGCCTGGGACTTGCAGCTCGGCCCGTTGGCCTCCGCCAGAGCTAGACCCGAGTCAGATCGCAGTCCTTTCCGCCCCGGCGTTGCTGTTCAGCCCTCGGCCCGCGACGCTTCAGCCAGCCTAGCGCCTCTGCTCCGCCTGACAAAGCCGCCGCTGTGCCGATCCGAGTCTTCCCCCCGAGTGACTCCCCTGTTCTGCTGCCTGTGTGTCCACTTTGCCGGTGATCCGCCTCAGCCCGAGCCTGCACCTCCGCCCCGGCGTCTCCTGCGGCCCGCACCACCTCGCCGTCAGATCCCAAGCCACCGGTGACCCAGAGTCGCAGCCGAGTCGAGATCCAGCACCCGGAGTCCCTCTGCTTGCAAAtccgaggtccccgacgacAGAAGTCCCAGACCCAGCTCGACGCTTCCCTTTCGCCGGTGCCGAGCCTCATCGCAGCCACCAGAGGCCTCCCGCCGTCCCTGCAGCGCCCCGCCGGCTGAAGCTCGTGATCCGAGCGCCCCGACGCAGCTCCCGCGACGTAGGCCCATACCGACCCACGACAAtctcctcgccggagctcctcacCGTGCACCTGCtgtgccctcgccggagctcctcacCGTGCACCTGCtgtgccctcgccggagctctgacGCCGGCCATCCTCCACCACGAGATGCCAAGCCACcgttcaaaaacaaaagaaaaagagaaaaagaaaaatcagattaggtagtttttcttttattatttttattattatttctttaatattctgttttagtAGAATTGTTTTAGTAGAATTGTTCataaatatgtgattgagatcccaatatgaaatagtccctCAAGCTTGTGGATTGAttgtccgattttcgcgcccaaaTCCGACTCacaatcccttataaaaatcaacaatccaatccaatctcaagcccgagatttgatttgtgatttaatttaaaattaccaacccgatctcacgcaagaagatatggttcgtcaattttagatatcaatcttatcttatttgattcgcttgttggttgagtcaatcttatttttttttttttggtaaaggtaatggATAAAAAGCTAAAGACAAATACAAAAGCGGCACCAAAGACTTACACTCTAACTACAGTAAGTAgaaagagtggaagggagccgaagAAAGAGCCAAAggcaaagagaaacaaaaacaagaaaaacaaaaagcgaCCAACACAGTCACTAAACAGAAGTCACGACAACCAACACGAAATCTAGGCAATTCAAAAAACAAAGAGACCAAGAACGGAGAGCTGAAGTAACTTGAAGCAGGAACGCGATCCAAGCAACAACCTATAGAGTCGAAGTACGGCCTGAGAAAATGGAGGGATGAAAGCCCCAGCCCTCCAAGACGCCTATTTCTCGGGATATCTCGGAACATTAGAGAAGGTAAGCGCTTTCTCCTTTACAACTTTGATCAGGTGATTTTTCAAGGCAGAGACGATCAAGGCTTCCCCACGGAATATaatatcattcctttttttccaaatcaagtAACATAAGgcagcaaaagaaaatctagCAATACAGTAGAAGAACCCTTTACTTGGATAAGAATTTAATAGCCCAAGATAGGTTATCCACCCACAGTCTCGCTCGCCAAGGTAAGTTACACCTTgtcgcccaaaagaaagcaagagaagCCGAGACATGGCAATCAAAAATAGGTGATTGATGGAATCTGAACTTCATTGCATAACGCACAAGTGCAAAAGTCGATTCTTCTATGAGAGAGAAGGAGCTCCCGGGTAGGCAATCCATTCCTCGTAATCAACCACAAATTAAACTGGAATCTAGGAGCAATATCAGAGTTCCAGATAAGAGAAGCCCAAGGCACTCGGTTTTTTCCTGTTCTGATGTAATCCCATGCAGAAGCCACCGAGAAGGATCCGGAGGGATCCCGACTCCAAAAGAAATGATCCAGAGTAGAGGATGAAACGGGAATTGAGAATCCCAAGCTTTGAAGGAAAAGCTCAAGGAATCGCCCATAGGGGATAGAAGATCCGCGACTACGCATTCTTTGGAAGACCAGATGTTtcaataagaggaagaggaaTAAGCCGATCAAGAGGGCCCTCCGAAAGCCAGCGATCAAACCATAAGGAAGTCGAAAGGCCATTTCCAATTTTCCGAGAAATAATGGCCTAAACTCCGCTCTTAGAAGTAAGAttttttccaagcccaagagcaaacGAAGGTGAGGAAGAGATCCAAAAGTTGTCCCTTTTTAAGAAAGTGGAGTGAATCCAACGACACCATAAGGATTCTTTGTCTCGtgaaaagaatccaaatgtATTTAAGCATCGCTGATTTGTTACAATCTTTCAACTTACGAATACCCaatcctccttcatttttaggAAGGCATACTTCATCCCATGCAACCTTAGCCCCGCCTCTGCCAAGAGTGGCGCCTTTCCATAGAAATTGTCTCAAGATTTTCTCAATACTATTTAGGATTGAAACCGGCAAAGTAAAGACACTGGACCAATACGCTTGAATAGAATGTAGGACTGACCTTATAAGTTGTAGCCTACCCGCAAAAGAGAGGAAGCGTTGAGTCCATGACTGGGCCCTGGCAGTAATCCGAACAATCAAGGCCACGCAATCTGCTTTCCCAAGACTGGAGGAGATGATCGGTACACCTAAGTATTTCACTGGGAGCTTTCCTTCTTGAAACCCAAATGCCATAAGAATATAGTTGTGCAAATGAAGGAGCCCCACCCGATAAAAAGATTTCGCTTTTGTTCTTATTCGGAAGGAGCCCGGtccaagaagaaaatagatcGAGGCCCTTTTTCAGAAGAGTAATGGAAGGCCAGTCTGCCTGACTGAAGAGGAATACATCATCAGCGAAAAAGAGATGAGAAAGACGGACTGGTTTACATCTCCAATAATACTTAAACTCCCTCCGAGCAGTATTTGCATTCAATATTCCAGAGAAAACCTCCATTACAAGTGTGAAGAGGTAGGGGACATCGGATCACCCCGCGAAGCCCCCTCCCACCCGAAAAGAAGCCATGTAGTTCTCCATTAATAGAAATAGAGTATTTCGAGGTCCGAACACAAACCATAATAAGTTGAGTAAGAGGTTCAGGAAAGCCAAATGCCAACAAAGTAGTTTGAAGAAAGTCCCAATCAACAGTATCGAAGGCTTTCTGAAAATCAACCTTTATTGCACACTTGGGAGTGTAAGGTTCTAGATGAAAGCCAGCAAAAAGCTCTTGCGCCATCATTATATTATCCCTAATCCTTCTCCCTTTAACAAATGCATTCTGGGAAGAATCAACCAAATCGTTCAAGACAGCAGCTAGGCGATTAGCCAAGATTTTTGTGATGAGCTTGTAAATAGTATTACAGCAAGCGATAGGTCGGAAATCATCACGGCACAAGCATTAGGCACTTTAGGTATCAAGGCAAGAATGGTATTATTTACCTCTCTCAAAAGACGGCCTGAAGAGAAGAAATCAGAGACCGCCTCCGTCACCAACGGGCCAACAGTCCCCCCAGCAAGTCTTAAAGAACTCAACAGTAAAGCTGTCAGGACCCGGGGCTTTTCCTTTCGAGAGAGAAAAGAGCGTATCTTTAATTTCAGATTCCAAGACCGGTCTAGAAAGGGAGAATACCTGATCAACCGATAGAGGTCTTCGAATGAACTCTCTAACGTCCTGCAATGAAGGCTTGGATAGCATCGTTTGAGGAGATAGGAGATCATCGAAGAAAGAGACAAAAACCTGAGGAACCGCTAAAGGGTCACTGATCAAAGCACCCGAAGAATCCTTAACTGAGAGGATTCTATTCCTGAGCTGCCTTCTCTTGAcggaattatgaaaaaatttagtatttcGATCACCTTCCTTGAGCTAGCGGATTCTTGATTTCTGCTTGTAAAAAGATTCCTCATCTCTACGCAAGTTCACAAAGAGCTTACGGTGCACCTTCTCAAGATCAAGAAAGTCAGAGTTGGTCGGATCAAGATGGAGATCAAGCTGAGCAAGACAAAGAGCTTCTCTAGCTTCCGCTGTCCTCACCGAAATATTGGAGAACTCCTCCCTATTCAGTTGTTTGAGCCGGCTTTTTAGCACCTTCAGCTTGGATACTAGTTTGAACATAGGAACCCCAACAACCGGAGTATCCCAAGCTTGCTGAACGATGGAAGGGAAGTCAGAATGTTtagcccaaaaattaaaatatttgaaaggcCTTCTTTTAAAAAGCGGGTTGAGGACTCTGACAACCATGGGCGAGTGATCCGAGATGCCCGGATTCAGGA
The window above is part of the Eucalyptus grandis isolate ANBG69807.140 chromosome 6, ASM1654582v1, whole genome shotgun sequence genome. Proteins encoded here:
- the LOC104451744 gene encoding wall-associated receptor kinase 3, giving the protein MKAAVLCFLPMALALATFAEKDNCNRRCGNLNVPFPFGLDESCAWNSELALKCNHTTRELILGKNIPVHNISVEDGTMTIGNFIAYNCRNKSGGLLNGSRLKRQIRLGKDGQYTVSDTRNKLTVFGCDTSARISDADETFGSGCFSYCREEVNFTAESACSGLGCCQTSIPKSLRSLWIEMSSSTNYTTVRNFSSCGSAFVVDQETFNVSDYKLPVPADMREHVDSKVVLDWVVERNLTCKVAQSNRSSYPCGANSNCSYFENGLGYRCFCKPGYTGNPYAPPLSPTSAGCEDIDECEDPGRYPCHGNCKNTAGNYTCDCPFGMDGDGKVSCQISRLAIIAAVIFAVTLCIVVSGLVLLICKRRAKEKHFRQNGGEILKHQRVKIFTEAELAKATNNYDASNKLGEGGFASVYKGRIDGDILVAVKKPRDVPIKKPKNMNKDGSLSTHDEFLHEIGIISQVNHRNLVKLMGICLETKVPLLVYEFIPNGTLYYHIHDKRSTVLQSWKNRLKIALEAALALEYLHSLADPPVIHSDVKSLNILLDEKYFAKVSDFGASVLISPGKIHIVERIQGTIGYLDPEYLTTGELTTKSDVYSFGVVLVELLTGETPIRHGKSGEKINVIQSFISAVEDQTLLHMINFEASNEGEVREIEAVGSLARRCLNYNGMSRPAMWEVAEQLAGINKSLWADQWNNEEAQSLLNGTRCDSLSTSISAMNKPESTDLLVFDIEADTTSSSV
- the LOC120294952 gene encoding uncharacterized protein LOC120294952, with protein sequence MAGVRAPARAQQVHGEELRRGDCRGSVWAYVAGAASGRSDHELQPAGRCRDGGRPLVAAMRLGTGEREASSWVWDFCRRGPRICKQRDSGCWISTRLRLWVTGGLGSDGEVVRAAGDAGAEVQARAEADHRQSGHTGSRTGESLGGKTRIGTAAALSGGAEALGWLKRRGPRAEQQRRGGKDCDLTRV